The sequence GATCAGGTAGGGCTCGATGATCTCCTCGATCGCGTCGCGCGGCTCCGAGAGCGCGGCGGCGATGGTCTCGATGCCCACCGGCCCGCCGCCGAAATTGGTGGCGACCATGGTCAGGTACTTGCGGTCCATCACGTCGAGCCCCACGGGATCGACGTCGAGGAGGCCGAGCGCCTTGTCGGCGAGGCCGCGGCCGACGGTCTCGACGCCCTCCACCACGGCGAAATCGCGCACCCGCCGCAGCAGCCGCCCGGCGATGCGCGGCGTGCCGCGCGCACGCTTGGCGATCTCGTTGGCGCCCTCGTCCGACATGCCGAGCCCCATTACGCGCGCGCCGCGCTTGACGATGAGCTCGAGCTCGCCGACCTCGTAGAACTCGAGCCGCACGGGGATGCCGAACCGGTCCCGCAGCGGCGTGGTGAGCAGACCCGCGCGCGTCGTCGCGCCCACCAGCGTGAAGCGGGGCAGCTCGATCTTCACCGAGCGCGCCGCCGGCCCCTCGCCGATGATCAGGTCGAGCTGGAAGTCCTCCATCGCCGGATAGAGAATTTCCTCCACCGCCGGGTTGAGCCGATGGATCTCGTCGATGAAGAGCACGTCGCGCTCCTCGAGGTTCGTCAGCTGCGCGGCGAGATCGCCCGCCTTGGCGATGACCGGGCCCGAGGTCGAGCGGAAGTTCACGCCGAGCTCGCGCGCGATGATCTGCGCGAGCGTCGTCTTGCCGAGCCCCGGCGGGCCGACGAACAGCACGTGGTCGAGGGCGTCGCCCCGCGCCTTCGCCGCCTCGATGAAGACCTGGAGATTGGCGCGCGCGGCCCGCTGTCCGGTGAAGTCGGCGAGCGAGAGCGGGCGCAGGGACGCATCGACGTCGTCCTCGCGCTTCACGGGGGAGACCAGGCGATCAGCTTCGCTCACGGGCGCTCTCTCTCGTTACCTGCCGCCTCGCCTTTTACAGCCTCGCGCCGCGCGAGCCAGCCCCAAAGGGCCGCGACGAGAGCCTTCGCGCTCTTCACAAAAGAAAAAATCCGGGCGTCGCGCCCGAGCGGCTCTACGGCCAAGCCCCTGCGAGCACGGCGGTTTCTGCCTATCCCCTAGGGAGAGGGCGACCTTTCGGGGCCATGTGAGGAACGGATTCTCGGAACACGAATCCCGTCCCGTCGTTGGTGGAGCATTCCGGCGTCGCGCTTCGCCGTGGCGCAACGAGATCCGAATGGAGGATATCCATGAAGTACATCCTGATGACCACCGCCGCCGCCCTCTTCTTCGCCGCTCCCGCGAGCGCCCAGCAGGCCGCTCCCGATCCGGTCGTCGATTCGGCTCCGGCCGTGCCGCAGACCGCGATCGGCGTGCAGGAGCGCCGCCGCCTCATGACCTCGGACGATGCGACGGCCGCGCCCTCGGGCATGCTGATCGGCGAGGAGACCAGCTCCTGGTACGTGGACTGCACCGATCCGGGCGTGGTCTGCGAAAACTACGAGGGCCTCGCCACCGGTACGGTCGGCACGATGGGCGCCCCCGATCCGGTCGTCGATGCGGCCCCGGCCTCGCCGGACACCGCCGTCGGCGTGCAGGAGCGTCGCCGTCTCCTGACCGATGACGACGCCACCGCGGCGCCGTCCGGTCAGCTGATCGAGCGTCAGTAAGCCAACCGAACGCCTCTGGCGTGACGGTACGGGAAAGCCCCGGCGGGAGCCGGGGCTTTTTCTTGTGCGCTCGACATCGGTCGGGCGCGGCCTGGCGCACAAAAAAGAAGCCCCGGCGTGAGCCGGGGCTTCCCGTGAACCGTGCAGGACGGATCAGAAGTCGCGCTGGATGCGCAGACGGCCGGCCCAGGTGGAGCCGTCGTTGTTGACCACCGTGGCCGGGAGGACCAGGTTGCCGTTGTTGTAGGCGCGGACGGGGTTGTCCGGGTCGATCGAGGTGTAGACCACGTCGGCCGAGAACGTCAGGCCGGAAACCGGGCGCCAGTTCAGGCGGGTACCGGCCTGCCACCAGGTGTAGTCGACGGCGGTGCCGCGTACGACCACGCCGGGAGCAGCCACGAAGCCGGCGGCCGTGGTGGGAACGTCCACCTCGCCGTAGGCGCCCTGGATGTCCTGCCAGATGGTGGGCGTCCAGAAGTGGCGGAACGCGGCCGCGATCGACCAGGCCTCGGTCGTGACGAGCGAGGTGCCCGCGGCATTGAGGTAGGCGTCGTTCAGGCCGAGGTTGAACTCGGCAACCGCGCTCGGAGCGTCGGCGTAGGACACCGCGCCGTCCGCGTAGACCGCCTGCAGCCACAGAGCGTCGCCGGCCGCGATCATCGGCAGGCGGATGTTGACGCCCGCGCCGACGGCCCAGCCGAGCTCGTCGTCGACAGCCACGCCGGGCTGGTTGTGGCGAACCTGATGCAGCGCACCCATCACCTGGGCGGAGCCCCAGGCCTGAGCGACGTTCAGGTTGGCGACGAGACCCGGCAGCTCCTGCCCGCCCTCGAGGTTGTCGAGGCCAGCGGCCGTCGAGGCGCGGATGCCGTTACGACGGGCGAAAGCGTCCTCGATCGAGATCGTGGCCGAGAAGCCCGAGCCGAACGTCGCGGTGTAGGCGAGAACCTCGGTCGACGGATCCGACAGGCCGTTCGAGCCCGACATCAGGTTGCCGCCGAAGAACGAGAAGAACGACGTGATGCGACCGGCAGTCAGCCCAGCGAACTGGATGAAGGCCTGATCGAGCACGGCGTCCGTGGCATCGTTCGTGCTGTTGGCGTTGATGCGGATGAACGAGCGCAGCGTGCCGAACTCGGTCGCCGTGCGGGCGTCGAACGCGATCGAGCCGCGCGCGAAGAAGTCGATGTCGTTCTGCTCACGCTCGACGGTGTAGTCGTTGTTCTCCGAGAAGCGATACTCGGCGCGGACGTAGCCCGAGATCTGCAGGCACGTCTCGGTGCCCGGGATCACGAAGAAGCCCGTGCCACCGATCGGGGCGTTCGGGCAGGTGCGGACGTACTCGACCGGCGCCGCGGCGCGGACCGGAAGATCGGCAGCTTGAGCCCCGGTGACCGCGACCAGACCCGCGGCAGACCCGAGGAGAAGGCTCTTGGCGAGCTTCATTGATGACCTCCAAAGTTTCGAGACCCTGGGGGGCCGGGTGTTTCGCCACGAGAACTCGTCGAGACTCGAAAGCTGTCCCTTTTCCCCTGTGACCCGCCGCCGGTGCCGAAGCGCCGCCAGCGGGCTGCGACAGAGGACCCCCCGTCGCGAGAGAAGGTTTGCCGCGCCCCCCGCCGCCGATCAAGCGCGATTGCGCCGCCGAGCCCCTCGGCGGGGCTGTTCGGATCGCGGTGTTGCACAAAGGCCACGAGAATGGCGGGGTAAGGCCCGGAAATCGCCCGATCCGGCCACCCACCGCGCGCCGGAGCGCCCGCTCCACGGCCGTGAGCCCATGTTTCGGGGAGGCGGACGGCGCGAGTCGCCGCGCCGTCCGCGGGTCGCGCCTCGCACCTGGTGCTCGCGCGCGTGTCCGCGTGTGTGCGCACACGCGAGCACGGGGGCGCGCGCACGGTCGACGGAAGACCGGTTCCGACCCGGGCCGGCGCGCGTGCGCGGGCCCGCCGGAGCCTCGCAGAGCGATTCGCGGACGCCGGCCCGTGTCTTCGCGCCGCGACCACGCTGATTCGCGGCCTGGGCGCGGCAGTTCGGACACCTGCGCGCGGCCCGTTTTCGAATGAGCCGCAAATGAGGCGCGGCCCGATGCGGCGGGGCCTTTGCTGCTGAACGGTTCCGTAAGCTTGTCGGCGCTCGGAACAACTTTCCCGGCCAGGGCGCATATCGGTGTCCGTCGGGCTTCGGCCGTGGTGGTCTGCAAAATTTTGCGCATTACATCGATTTTTATTCGGCAAGCACTTGCCGTCGAGATCAAATTCACGTACCTGAAAGACCTGACGTCATGAACGACGCACGAGCGGATCGGTGAGGTGGTCTTCCACACGGCGCCACGGCAGGTCCGTTCGTACGGATCCCCTGTCACCAGATTAGGACCGGCTCAATGAGCGAACAGACTCAACCCAACAATTACATCGAGCTCGCGGCGGAAATCGTCTCGGCCTACGTGAGCAACAATTCTCTGCCCACGTCCGAGCTTCCGGGCCTCATCGACGCGGTGCACGCATCGCTGACGAAGGTGGCGACCGGCGCGACCGAGCAGCCGGCCGAGGCTCCTGTCCCGGCGGTGCCGATCAAGAAGTCGATTACGCCGGACTACATCATCTGCCTGGAAGACGGGAAGAAGTTCAAGTCGCTCAAGCGCCACCTGCGCACGAAGTACGACATGACTCCCGACCAGTACCGCGCCAAGTGGGGCCTGCCCCCGGACTACCCCATGGTCGCGCCGAACTACGCGAGCGCCCGCTCCGAGCTCGCCAAGGCCATGGGTCTCGGCGCCCAGCGCCGCAAGGCGGAGCCCGAGGCCGCAGCTCCGGCCCGCGGCCGCGGGCGCAAGAAGGTCGCCTGATCGGGCGCATCGCCCGAATCGATCGAGACGGGAAGGCCGCCTTCGGGCGGCCTTTTTTCGTGAGCCGCGCGCTCTCGGCCCGCCCTCGCCTCAGATCCCGCGCCGCGCCTTGGCCGCCTGCAGCGTGTTGGCGAGCAGGCAGGCGATGGTCATCGGCCCGACGCCGCCCGGCACCGGCGTGATCGCCCCGGCCACCGCGCACGCCTCCGCGAAGGCGACGTCGCCGACGAGGCGGGTCTTCTTCGCCGCCGGGTCGTGCTCCGCGGCCGGGTTCGGCACGCGGTTGATGCCGACGTCGATCACGACGGCGCCCGGCTTGATCCAGTCCCCGCGCACCATCTCGGGCCGGCCCACCGCCGCCACCAGCACGTCCGCGCGGCGGCACACGTCCGGCAGGTCGCGGGTGCGCGAATGGGCGATCGTCACGGTGCAGGAGCGGGCGAGCAGCAGCTGCGCCATCGGCTTGCCGACGATGTTCGAACGCCCGATCACCACCGCCTCGAGCCCCGAGAGATCGGGCCGGACGGTGTCGATCAGCATCATCGCGCCCAGCGGCGTGCAGGGAACGAGGCCGGGCATGCCGGTCGCGAGCCGCCCCGCGTTCACCGGGTGGAAGCCGTCGACGTCCTTGTCCGGCGCGATCGCCTCGATCACCGTCTGCGCGTCGATCTGCGCCGGCAGCGGCAGCTGCACCAGGATGCCGTCGACATCGTCGTCGGCGTTCAACGTCGCGACGAGGGCGAGGAGGTCCGCCTGCGTCGTGTCGGCGGGGAGCCTGTGCTCGAAGGAGCGCATCCCCGCCTCCACCGTCTGCGCCGCCTTGTTGCGCACGTAGACACGGCTCGCCGGATCCTCGCCCACCAGCACCACGGCGAGGCCCGGATGCACGCCGCGCGCGGCGAGCGCCCGCGTCTCCTCGGCGACGCGCGCCCGCAGGGCGGCGGCGATGGCCTTGCCGTCGATCGGTGTTGCGGACATGGGGCGCCCTCCTCGGCGGCCGTCGCGGGCGGGCGCGCCCGCATCCGGCTCGCCGCCCCCAATGACCTCTCTCCCGCCCGGTTTCAACCCTCGCCGGCGCAGCATGGCCCCGCGGCCTCGGCATGGCCCCGAACGTCGCCCGGAAAGTTCGCCCCGATGACTGCCGATCTTCCGGTCCGCGCCGCGGCGCCGGTCGAGTACGTCCGCACCTGCCCGAACGCGCCGATCGGCGGCACGGGCTTCTTCGTCATCCCGGGCACCGAGACGTGCCTGCAGATCTCCGGCTACGTGCGCGTCGACTATCGCTTCGCGGAGCAGAACGACCGTGAGATCGACCGTCGTGAGGACGATGTCGAGTTCTTCGCGCGCGGCTCGATCGCGTTCGACGCCCGCACGGCGACCGAGTTCGGCACGCTGCGCTCGTTCATCCGCATCAACGCCGACAGCTCGCTGACTCGCGGCGCCGCCGGCTGGGAGGCCTCCGATGCGGCCGCCAATGATCGCACGTGGACTGCTTCGTCGCAGGGCCAGGGTGCGGCTCTCGACCAGGCGTTCATCCAGTTCGCTGGCCTGACTGCCGGCCGCATCACGTCGTTCTTCTCCTTCTGGGGCGGCGGCATGATGACGGCGAACAACGGCGTGTCCGATCCGTCGACCGAGGTTCTCGCCTACACCGCGACGTTCGGTTCCGGCTTCTCTGCCACCATCTCGGTCGAGAACGGCCTCACCCGTCGTGAAGGCATCGGCAACAATACGGCTCTGTTCGCCCAGCCGGCCGTTCCGCTCGGCTACGGTGGTCAGGAGCTGCCGGATCTCGTCGCCAACCTGAACGTCGCCCAGGCGTGGGGCTCGGCTCAGGTCATGGCCGCCCTGCATCAGGTTCGTCACAACCAAGCCGTTGCCGTCGACGACGAGATGGGCTGGGCGGTCGGTGCGGGCATCAACATCCGCCTGCCGATGATCGCGGCCGGTGACGCCCTCTGGCTGCAGGCCACCTACGCCGACGGCGCGATCGACTACGTGGACCCGCCGACGACGGTCTCCGAGTTCGGTGTCCGCGCCTTCGACGCCAACCTCAACACGGTCGGTGCGGTCACCGATCTCGACACGACCGAGGCGTGGTCGATCGTTGCCGGCTTCCGTCACTTCTGGACCCCGACTCTGTGGTCGGACTTCCAGGGTGGCTACGGCGAGGTCGACAGCAAGCTCACTCCGGTTCTCGCGGCGCCCGTCGCGAACAATGCGTCGGTTGACTACACCTGGTGGCAGCTCGGCACCCGTCTGAACTGGCGCCCCGTGTCCGGCCTGACCTTTGCGGCCGACGTGGTGTACACCCAGATCGATACCGATCTCGCGGTGCAGATCAACGGCTACAACGCTGCGACGGCTCCGAACCTCATCGACGACGAGGGTTCCCGCTGGGCCGGCCGTCTGCGCATCCAGCGCGACTTCTGATCCGCGTCGTCGGATCGCTCTCGAGCCCCGGCGTTCGCGCCGGGGCTCTTCCCGTTTTCGTGGCTGGGCTCGTAAAGGACGAAGCAGGACGCGGTCCTGGCCGATCACCAGAACCGAGACCGGCGATCACCCCCGCCGCGTCTCCACCTTCCGCATCTCCTCGTGGAGATCGTCCGTGCGCAGGTGGCCGTAGCGGGCGCTCATCTGCAGGGTGCGGTGGCCGAGCACGCGGCTGAGCTTGTAGAGGTCGCCGCCGGACTGGACCCACCACGATGCGAAGGTGTGGCGCAGGTCGTGGAAGCGGAAGTCGACGATCGCGGCGCGGTCGCAGGCGGCGCGGAATCCTTTCTTGTTGCACAGGATTCGCGTCCCGTCCGGCTTGCAGAAGAGGAACCGCGACGGCGGACGCCCGGGCCTCGCAATCAGGTCCGAGATCGTCGCGATCGCGACGTCGGAGAGCGGGACCCGCCGCGGCGAGTTGGTCTTGGTTTCCTGCAAGTGGATCTCGCGCCGGCGCAGATCGATCGCGTCGATCGTCAGGCCGAGCAGCTCCTCCTTGCGCATGCCGGTCTCCACCGCGAGCACGATCTGCGGCTTGAGCGTCTCGGACGCCGCGGCGTAGAGCCGATCGAATTCCCGCCGCGTCAGGAAGCGGGTGCGGGGCGGCGATTCCTTCAGGAATTTCTTGCTCAACGCCGTGATCGGGTTGGCGTCGATCCATCCCCAAGAGATCGCCATCGAGAACACCGTACCGAGGAAGGCGATGTCGCGGCGGATCGTCGTATCCGTGACGCCCTTGTCCTTCCGGATCGAGACGAAGCGAGCGAGGATCGAGCGATCGACTTCGTCAAGATGCAGGCGCGGGAATGTCGTGGTCCAGTTCTTGGCGTTCGAGCGGTACGTTCGCCGAGTGCCTTTCTTGACGGTCGCCTCACGGAAGAATCGATCAATCGTCTCGACGAGGGTGTAACGGCGCGCTTTGCTGACACGTGGCGCAGATTTGAATCTCCGTTTTTGCAAAGTCTGGTTTTTTAAGGATGACTAGAGTGCCTGACCTTTATTGTCTTTGCAGAGTTAGGCCGCTCAGCTTCAAGCTGATCGGGCAATCGCTGATATTCCCTTGGGGAAACTGACATCTTCAGCCTCTAATCTAACGCGATTCTAGCAAGCTCAACGCTGAAGGATCTGCAACATAGTAGAATCACGTATGGAGCAGAAGGCGTACCGAGTCCTCTCGTGCGATTTGAGGCTCTTAGCACGAGGTCGAAGTTTCAATTTTCGATTGATCTCCGAGCACCTCCGCATCATTGCGGCCGGCGGCGCGCTCAGACGGCGTGAGCTGGCGATCCGGCCCACGACTGATCGGACCGGCGCA comes from Salinarimonas sp. and encodes:
- the ruvB gene encoding Holliday junction branch migration DNA helicase RuvB, translated to MSEADRLVSPVKREDDVDASLRPLSLADFTGQRAARANLQVFIEAAKARGDALDHVLFVGPPGLGKTTLAQIIARELGVNFRSTSGPVIAKAGDLAAQLTNLEERDVLFIDEIHRLNPAVEEILYPAMEDFQLDLIIGEGPAARSVKIELPRFTLVGATTRAGLLTTPLRDRFGIPVRLEFYEVGELELIVKRGARVMGLGMSDEGANEIAKRARGTPRIAGRLLRRVRDFAVVEGVETVGRGLADKALGLLDVDPVGLDVMDRKYLTMVATNFGGGPVGIETIAAALSEPRDAIEEIIEPYLIQKGFVQRTPRGRLLTPHAFRHLGMPEPTRDPGASQFGLFPGGDEG
- a CDS encoding porin, coding for MKLAKSLLLGSAAGLVAVTGAQAADLPVRAAAPVEYVRTCPNAPIGGTGFFVIPGTETCLQISGYVRAEYRFSENNDYTVEREQNDIDFFARGSIAFDARTATEFGTLRSFIRINANSTNDATDAVLDQAFIQFAGLTAGRITSFFSFFGGNLMSGSNGLSDPSTEVLAYTATFGSGFSATISIEDAFARRNGIRASTAAGLDNLEGGQELPGLVANLNVAQAWGSAQVMGALHQVRHNQPGVAVDDELGWAVGAGVNIRLPMIAAGDALWLQAVYADGAVSYADAPSAVAEFNLGLNDAYLNAAGTSLVTTEAWSIAAAFRHFWTPTIWQDIQGAYGEVDVPTTAAGFVAAPGVVVRGTAVDYTWWQAGTRLNWRPVSGLTFSADVVYTSIDPDNPVRAYNNGNLVLPATVVNNDGSTWAGRLRIQRDF
- a CDS encoding MucR family transcriptional regulator, which encodes MSEQTQPNNYIELAAEIVSAYVSNNSLPTSELPGLIDAVHASLTKVATGATEQPAEAPVPAVPIKKSITPDYIICLEDGKKFKSLKRHLRTKYDMTPDQYRAKWGLPPDYPMVAPNYASARSELAKAMGLGAQRRKAEPEAAAPARGRGRKKVA
- the folD gene encoding bifunctional methylenetetrahydrofolate dehydrogenase/methenyltetrahydrofolate cyclohydrolase FolD → MSATPIDGKAIAAALRARVAEETRALAARGVHPGLAVVLVGEDPASRVYVRNKAAQTVEAGMRSFEHRLPADTTQADLLALVATLNADDDVDGILVQLPLPAQIDAQTVIEAIAPDKDVDGFHPVNAGRLATGMPGLVPCTPLGAMMLIDTVRPDLSGLEAVVIGRSNIVGKPMAQLLLARSCTVTIAHSRTRDLPDVCRRADVLVAAVGRPEMVRGDWIKPGAVVIDVGINRVPNPAAEHDPAAKKTRLVGDVAFAEACAVAGAITPVPGGVGPMTIACLLANTLQAAKARRGI
- a CDS encoding porin, whose protein sequence is MTADLPVRAAAPVEYVRTCPNAPIGGTGFFVIPGTETCLQISGYVRVDYRFAEQNDREIDRREDDVEFFARGSIAFDARTATEFGTLRSFIRINADSSLTRGAAGWEASDAAANDRTWTASSQGQGAALDQAFIQFAGLTAGRITSFFSFWGGGMMTANNGVSDPSTEVLAYTATFGSGFSATISVENGLTRREGIGNNTALFAQPAVPLGYGGQELPDLVANLNVAQAWGSAQVMAALHQVRHNQAVAVDDEMGWAVGAGINIRLPMIAAGDALWLQATYADGAIDYVDPPTTVSEFGVRAFDANLNTVGAVTDLDTTEAWSIVAGFRHFWTPTLWSDFQGGYGEVDSKLTPVLAAPVANNASVDYTWWQLGTRLNWRPVSGLTFAADVVYTQIDTDLAVQINGYNAATAPNLIDDEGSRWAGRLRIQRDF
- a CDS encoding tyrosine-type recombinase/integrase, which produces MQKRRFKSAPRVSKARRYTLVETIDRFFREATVKKGTRRTYRSNAKNWTTTFPRLHLDEVDRSILARFVSIRKDKGVTDTTIRRDIAFLGTVFSMAISWGWIDANPITALSKKFLKESPPRTRFLTRREFDRLYAAASETLKPQIVLAVETGMRKEELLGLTIDAIDLRRREIHLQETKTNSPRRVPLSDVAIATISDLIARPGRPPSRFLFCKPDGTRILCNKKGFRAACDRAAIVDFRFHDLRHTFASWWVQSGGDLYKLSRVLGHRTLQMSARYGHLRTDDLHEEMRKVETRRG